The window TATCAACTCTAGATTCATTAGATACTGAACATAAATTGTTCTACACTTCTTTAATTGATCCTAATTTTACAAAGAGTAAAATTGAAGAATCATTAAATGATATGTTCTTAATTTGAAAAGAAACAATTTCAGATGACTTAATTAAAAGTTTTGAAGATAACAAATTAAACTTTTATAGTGAGTTTTCAAAAGATGAACAATTCTTAAGTGAAAAACAAAAATATGTTGTTCTAAAAGAAATTATTGAAGTTAATAAAAAAGTTTTATTAACTCCAGAAGCTAGAAAAAAACTATACAATGTTTTAATTGATTATGTTGAATACAACAAAATTGACTTTGTTGGTTTAGACATTAACTATAAGAAAACTTTCCAAACATTGTTTGATAAAGAAATTAAAATGTTAAAACTTTCAAAATTATCTAATAAATATTTTGATAAGAAAATTTGAATTACAAACTTTGTTAGAAATGATGAATGAATTAACTCAATTAAATTTGATTTACTAGAATCATCAAAAAGAACATTTGATGTTGATAAAAATGAGAAGTTTAGTACTAGAGTTTACAATGAAATGATTCCTTTCTTATTCTTTGAAAAAATAAGAAAATCTGAAGTTGAAATCTTAAAAACTAATGATGCTGTTTCAATTGCTCAATTCTATGAATTGATTAAAGAAGAAGTTAGAGATATTTTTGAACAATATATCTTAGATAAACTTCCAGTTGAAAGTGAAGATGCAACTGATGAAGTAGTTGAAGAAGAAAAATCACCTGAACAAATTGCTACTGAAAAAGCAGTTCATTCAATCTCAGTATATTTTGATTACTTTGTAGAAGTAGTTGATTTAATTAGATATGAAAGAGATTATCTTGAAAGCTTCAATAGAAGATATAAAGAAACTCAAGAACATCTTGCTAAACAAAACAAAATATATGATTCAACAGATATCTTTAATGTACCTGAAATTGCTTTAAACCCATTAACAGCTAAAATTGTTTCATTAATTAGACTTTATAAAAGTGAATTGAAAAGTCATGCTAAAACAGAAAAAACTGAAAATAAGAAAACTATTTACAAGTTTGACATGGCATATTCAACAAAAATTGATATTGCAAAACAATCAATTGCATATGATGGTGAATTTAATGAAGAAGTAAACTTAAAGAAACAAGATGAGTTTGAAAAGAAATTTGCTGAGTATGTTGAAGTTTACAAAGAGTTTGATAACACTGTTATTGAATGAGAATCAGATGAAGAAAAAGATGATGAGTATTCAATGGATGATGAAACAATTGAATATGATGAAAATGGTAACCCAATAATGGTTGATAAAATTGATACTAAGATCAAAACAAGACCTGAGTATGATTTAACAGAAGTTTGAGTTCAAAAAAGAATTGATGAATACAACAATGTTGATAACTACAAACCAAATATTGCAGTAGATGCTATTAAACAACTTGATAAAAATAAACAAACTAGTGTTGCTAAAGCTAGACTTAGAGATTACAGCAAACTAAGTGAAGTATGAAAAAAGACAGCCCAATCTGAAACGGAAAATAATGGATAGGAGATAGTATGAGAGAAAAAATATTAATTACTAACTGAAAAATGAATGCTGACTATGTGTCAATATCAAAATTCTTTAAAAATATACCTAATTTTGAAAATGTGAAAGTAATGGTAGCACCATCTTATTTAGGTATTGTTCCAAGTTTAGGGATGTCTAAAAATGCAAAAGTAGAAGTGGTTGCTCAAAATGTATCATTTCCTTCACTTGGTAACCATACTGGTAGTGTTTCTTGATTGGAATTAAAAGATTATGGAATTAAAACTGCTTTCTTAGGTCACCCTGATGTTAAAGTAGATTTCAAAGAAAAAAACTATCAAGTTAATGCTAAACTTCAAAAACTTCTTAAAAATGGAATGAATGCTGTTCTTTTTATTGAAGAAACAAAAGTAGATTTGTCTGAAGAAAGTACTAAAGAAAACTTAAGATTACAAATTAATCAAATTTTTAATGGGATTGATGCATTAGATATAGTTGATAGAGTTTATATAGTTTATAAACCAACTTTTATGGGTGAGATTAATTCTAAGTTTGACAATGAATTTATCTTTGGAACTATAAGAGTTATTAGAGAATTCTTAAGAACTAAATTCGGATACTATGTTGCTAATAATTTACCAATTCTTTATGGTGGTGAAATTATTAATGATGATATTGAAGAAATTTGTAAAAACAATGATGTTGATGGAATCTTAATTGAAGATGAAAGAGCATTATCTAACAAATATATTTCAATCTTATACAAACACTTATTCAATGGTTCAACATATGCATACAAACAACATTATGATCATAAGGTTGCATTAGATATTCCTACTGAAGAAGAAAGAATTAAAAATGCTACTCAAGTTTCAGACTTTGATATGTATGACATTACTAGTGAAACTTACTTTGATGATATTAAGATTAATGAAGAAAACATGTAATCTTGTTAATTATTAATTACTAAAAATAGCTTAACAGCTATTTTTTTTATTTCTTTAAAGCAAGAAATTTGAAAGAAAAAGGAAAGAATTTTGAAAGATTTAGGAAAAAAATAAAAGAGCATTCTAATTTTATAATTTATTGTTACTAAACAAATCTCATTTGATTTTTTATTAACAATAAATAAAAGGAAATAAAAATAATAAAGAATAACAAAATTTTTAAATTATTAATTAGATTGTTCTTATCTATAAAATTGAATTTATAAAAAGAGTATAGTTTATATATAATAATTGAGATATTGAAGAATTAGTAGATTGTTATGAAAATATATGATTTTGTAAGCAAAACAGATAAAGAAGTAAGTTTAGATAAAAAAAATATCAAAATGTATGTTTGTGGACCTACAGTTTATAACCATGTTCATATTGGTAACTTAAGACCAATTATTACTTTTGATGTTTTAAATAGATTATTTTTAGAACTTGGTTATAATGTTACTTTTATTCATAACATTACAGATATTGATGACAAAATAGTTAATAAAGCTAAAGAAGAAAATATTGGAGAACTAGAACTTTCTTCATATTATGAAACTCAATATTTTGACATTTTAAAAACAATCAATATTCATACTTCTAATATGAAATTCCCTAGAGTTTCAGATCATATTAAAGATATTGAAAACTATATTCAAAAAATCGTTAATAATAAGTTTGCATATTTAGTAGATGGTGATGTTTATTTTGACACTACTAAATCTAACCAATATGGAAAAATTTCTAATAAAAAATTAGATGAACTATTAGTTGGTGATAAATCTGAAGATAATTTGAAAAAAAACAATCCCCAAGATTTTGCTTTATGAAAACAAACTACAATTGGATTAAACTGAGACTTAAAATTTTCTACAGGAAGACCAGGATGACATACTGAATGTTCTTGTTTAATAAATAAATATTTAGGTGATCAAATAGATATTCATGGAGGAGGAATAGATTTAAAATTTCCACACCATGAAAATGAAAATATTCAAAATATAGCTGTAAATAATAAAGATTTGGCAAGAATTTGAATGCATGTAGGACATTTAAATATTAATAACCAAAAGATGTCTAAATCACTTTCAAATTTTATCCTAGCTAAAGATTTATTGAGTGAATATAACACTAATACTGTTAGATGGTTCTTTTATCAAACAAGTTATTCAAACCCATTAAACTTCACTACTGAAAATCTTATTAATTCAAAAAATCAATTAGAAAATATTATATACAACCTAAATATTTTTAAAAGTCACTTAATAATAGAACAGAAGTATAATGAGAAAAATTTAGAGTTTGATAAAAGTAATTTAATTGAATTAACAAACAATTTTAACTTACCAAACATTGTTTCTTTTATTGAAGAAAAAATTAAATATAGTTCAATATTGTTAAGAAATAAAAACTTTGAAGAACTAAACAAACTACATTTTAATCTTTCTTACTTACTAACAAAAATATTAGGAATTATACATGTTAATTTATTTGATGATGAAGCTATAGAACTTTTAAATAAATGAAATAAATTAAAACAAGAAAAGAATTTTAGTGAGTCAGATAAATATAGAAAATTATTAATGGAAAAGAAGTTATTATAAGAACATTATGAAAAAATTCTTTGGTAAAAAAGCTGTTATAGAAGCATTTAAACAAAATGAATTAAGTGAAGTTTATTATGTTTCATATTTTGATGAATTGAAAGAATTTAAATCAAAAAACATTAAACTAAATAAAGTTAATAAAAAGTTTTTTGATAAATATGAAGTTGTTCATCAAAATATTTTAGGAATTGCAAAAGAATCATCTTTAACTATTCATACTGATTTTGACTCATTTATAGAAAAAATTAATAATTTAAATACTGATAAAAAAATTATTTTGGTTTTAGATGAAATTCAAGACCCAGGTAATTTTGGCGCAATTTGTAGAACATCTAAATCTTTTCAAGTAGCTGGAATTATCTTTAAAAAGAATAACCAAATTCAAATAAATGAAACAGTTATTAAAACTAGTTTAGGAACTGTAAACTATCTAAATTTTTTAAAAGTTAATAATTTATCAGAAGTACTAAACAAACTAAAGAAAGAAAACTATTGAACTGTTTGTACAGCACTTGATGAAAAATCAATTCCTTTATCAAAATTTAAAACTGATATTAATAAACTTGTTGTAATAGTTGGTAATGAGAATAAAGGGGTTTCAGAACTTATTAAAAAAGACTCTGATTTCATTGTCAAAATTGAAATGGATTCTAGTGTTCAATCTTTAAATGTTTCAGTATCAACTGCTATTATTCTTTATTATTTAACACATTGCTTATAATGTTAAAAAAATTTTTTTATAAAGTTAATTGAAATGAATGTCTTTACTTATATAGAACTGGTGGAAGTAAACACATAGAAAATTTACTAAATGATTTGTATTTTACTATTTTATCTAAATGAATTTGAAAACATTTAAAATCTAAAGAACCATTGTTTGATGATTTACAGTTATTTGGATATGAATCTTTTAAAAAGATTATTAATACAATGGATTACAAGAATAAAGATTTTATTAGATGAACAGTATCTTGTTTAATCTATTCGTATAAAAATGAACTAAGAAAACAAAAAACTAAAAATAAAGCCTGAGATGATTTAGATTTCAATTCTTTAAATATAATTAGTGATATTTTCTATAAAAGTCCTTCAGAAATTTATGAAAATAAAGAGAATGATAAAATAAAATCTCAATGATTTAAAAAAGCTTTAAAAGAAGTTAACTCAGCTTTGTTTGAACAAATTGTTTCTTATAAAAATCAAGGATATACACATAAAGAAATTTCTAAATTGTTAAATAAAAGTCTTGATCAAATTAGAGGTTGCTGAAATTACTATAAACAAAAGATTTTTGAATTGTCTATTAGAGACCAAATATTTAAGTAATTGTTTTTTAGTTTGAGCAAAGATCTATTATCAAAATAGATCTTTTTATTTTTTTATTTGATACTTAAATTCAAAAAATATTTTAAGAACTTTGATATATTAAAAAATAATCTAATGTATAATTATTACTGCGTATATTTTTTGGTATGCGTGAAAAAGCATGTGGGAGAGTTTGATAACTCATTATTAACCACGTAGAGAATATATTTATTGAAAGGATGTGTTGCTTGTGGCTTTTAAAGATCCAAGAATAACAAGAATTGCCAAGGTTAACCTAATAGGTGGTCAAGCTAAACCTGGTCCTCAGTTAGCTTCTATTGGTATTAACATGGGTGAATTTACTAAACAATTTAATGACCAAACTAAAGATAAAAATGGTGAAGTTATACCTTGTATAATTACAGCATTTAAAGATAAATCTTTTACTTTTGAAATTAAAACAACTCCAGTTACTATGTTGCTTAAAAAAGCAGCTAACATTAAAGTTGGAGCTAAAAATTCAAAAACTGAAACAGTTGCTACTATTAGTAGAGAAAAAGCATTAGAAATTGCAAAAACTAAATTAGTTGATACTAATGCAAATGATGAAGAAGCAGTATTAAGAATGGTTGCTGGTTCTGCAAAACAAATGGGAATCAAAATTGAAGGTGTTGATCCTGTAGTTCATAAAGATGGGAAAAAGAAATAGGAGATAGATTATGGCAAATCAAAAAAAAGTAACTAATAAAACTCCTAAAAAACCTTCAGTGAATTTTGATAGAACAAAATTCTATACAATTGAAGAAGCTGTTAACTTAGCTAAACAAACTTCAAATGCTAAATTCTTATCATCAATTGATATTGCAATTAAATTAAACTTAGATACTTCTAAATCTGACCAACAATTAAGAGGGACTGTTAGTCTTCCTTACTTCTTTGGTAAAGAAAAAAGAATTTTAGTTTTAGATAAAGGTCTAACTCAAAAAGATGCTAAATCATTAGGTGTTAACCATGCAGGGGATTCTGAACTAATTGCTGAAATTAGCAAAGGATGATTAGATTTTGATCTAATTATTACAACTCCTAAAATGATGCCTGAATTAAGTAAATTAGGGAAAATCTTAGGAACAAGAGGTTTAATGCCTAACCCTAAAAATGGGAACGTAACTACAGATTTACCTAAAACTATAGCTGAATTCAAAAAAGGTATTAACCAATATAGAACAGATAGCTATGGAAACATTCACATGGTTGTAGGTAAAGCAAATGCTGATACTGCAAAGATTGTTGAAAACATTAATTTCTTATTAAGTTTTATAGCTGCTAAAAGACTAACTTCTGTAAAAGGTATTTTTATTGAAAAAGTTAACTTATCTTCTACCATGGGTCCTGGAATTAGAGTTTTAGTTAACAAAACAGCTGTTGTTAAGAAAACTGCTAAAGGAAAAGTTATTGCAGATGATAGTGCTAAAGGTGAAAATAAAAAACCAGCATATTTAATTCAAAGAGTTAAGTATGCTCAAAAGAAAAAACCTTCTAAGCACCCTGAAAACCCACCTGTAATTACTGAAGCTAAAAAGAAAAAAGTTAAAAAAATTCTTAAAAAAGCTAAACCAGCTAAAAAAGCTGCTGTAGCTAAAAAACCAGTTGTTGTAAATAAAAAAACTGCAACTAAAAAATCACCAGCTAAAAAAGGTGATGTTAAAAAAGCTAAAACTTCAAAGAAATAGTTTAAAAAATCTATGAGATAACTCATAGATTTTTTTATTGTTATGAAACTACTTTTTTAATTCATAAAGCTTTGTAAATGAATCATATTTTATGAAAACCAATTGTTTCTAAATTATAAAAGTTATTATTTCCAATGAATTTGTTATGTGTTTTTTGTACATTAATTAGATCTATATAATTTAGTTGATTTAAAGCACCTAATCAATTTGAAGCATAGAAGTATCAATTGTTATTAAATAACTTATTTTCTAATAAATAATTTTTATTTTTAAAGATGATGCTTACTAAATCATTTGCTTTGTATTTATAAGTATTTAATGATGACTCTACATTTAATCTATTATAGAAATAAAGTTTTTTAGAAGTTAGTAATGCTTTTTTATATAAAACTTTTCATATTAATCCAAAATAAACATCTTCAAAGATATTAACTTTATCAGGGTGTGAAATTTTGTTTTTCACTAAAAACTCTTTTTTAAAACAAACCCTTCAATCAGTTTGATAGTTATTATGAAACCATGGCATTTTACTTTTATTAACATTATTCTTAACTATGATTTCATCAAATTGATTATGTTTTGAAAACAGATTAATTTGCTTTTTATCAAACACTCATTCATACTCAAACATAATGAAATCAATGTTTTGGTATTTATAAAAACTTTTTAAAAGATAATCAATTGCATCAACATATAATCAATCATCACTATCAACAAATCAAATATATTCTCCATTAGCTAGTGTTACACCATAATCTCTGATTTTTCCAACACCTATATTATTGGGAATATTTTGAACATACTGATATCCATTTTTATTAATTAAATCTATATAAACTTGTGGATTTGTTGAATTATCATCAATAAAAAAAACTTCAAAATTCTTATTAGTTTGATTATTTAAACTAGTAATTAATTGCTTAATTCATTTAAGGGGTGTATTTTTAAAAGGAATAATAACTGATACTTTTTTCATATAAATAAAACTTAGTTTTTAAATTGTTCAGTAACTGGATTTTTATGTAGAGCTTTTTTTGTAAACAAAAGGATATTAGGTGCATTTTGAAAGTTAGTGATACGGTTATAAAAAAAGCTGTAGTCTTCTATAACTTCTAAATTTTTATAATTTGTTAAATCTAATTCTTTAATCATGTTGTTAGCAAAACTATATTTAGCTATAACTACAATCCTTTTAGGAAGAATAACTTTTTCAATACCTTTAGAATGGAAAGCAAATTCATCAATCACTTCATAATGTGTATCCCACAAATCTAAAGTTTTAGTATCTTTATAAAAATATTCAGAATCTTCTAGTAGTTCTAATGCTTTAGCACTACTAATGTGATTAAAATCATCATATTTATGATTTTCTGATCACTTTAAATTAGTTAATTCTTCTTTTAACTTTAATAAATTTAATTTAGTTTGATTTTTTTGATCCATATTTATATTCTTTAATATGCTTTATCATTATTCTAAATTATACATTATTAGATAACTTTAGAACTTCTAAAGAGAAGTGACTATTTGAAATAGATAGATAAAATTTACTAATGAGATTTTAAATTAATTTATATTTCATAATAAAATATAAAAAAATAGGAGGAAAGCAAATGGAAAAGAAGAAACCTGAAAAATTTGTTTTAACTCTTGAACATGTAAAACAATCTATTGAGAATCTTTATAAAGAAGAAGATTTTGAAAATATTAAAATGATCATTAGAGAGTTAGCAAAAAAATAAAGGAGATCATAAAGATCTTAGTTTAATATTTATTAAATTGATAATTACTCTATTAAAAACACTGGTTAACTAATCAATCAGTGTTTTTATATTATGAATAAAACAATAAAAATATATCACTTTGATGTTTTGTTTCTATAAGCAACTAATAGAAAGGACATCTATTTTAATAGATTAATACCTGGATTTATTAATTTGATCAGATTATAAAATCTGTTAAGATTTTGAATTTTATTTTATATTTATGTTACAATATTTGAGTGTTTTTGATACACACGGATATGTTGTTAAAAGGAGTTTAATATGGCAACTATTGCACAACTTATTAGACATGATCGTAAAGATAAGTTTAAAAAGTCAAAATCTCCTGCTTTAATGTACACTTATAATTCTTTAAAGAAAAAAAGAACTTATAATCCATCTCCTTATAAAAGGGGTGTTTGTACCAGAGTAGGGACTATGACACCAAAGAAACCAAATTCAGCACTTCGTAAATATGCAAAGGTTAAATTAACAAATGGATACGAAGTATTGGCTTATATTCCAGGTGAAGGACACAACCTTCAAGAACATAGTGTTGTTTTAATTGAAGGTGGTAGAGTTAAGGACCTTCCTGGGGTTAGATACCACATTGTAAGAGGTACTTTAGATACTTCTGGTGTTGAAAAAAGAAGACAACAAAGATCTGGATATGGTGCTAAGAGACCTAAAGAGAAGAAAGAATAATTTAGGAGTAGACAATGAGAAAAAATAGAGCAACAAAAAGAGAAATATTACCAGATCCAGTATATAACTCAAGATTAGTTACAAAAGCAATTAATGCAATTATGTTAGAAGGTAAAAAAGGTTTAGCTCAACAAATTGTTTATCAATCTTTTGATCTAATTAAAAAGAAAACTAATGAAGATGGAATTGAAGTATTTAAAAAAGCTTTAGAAAACATTATGCCTTCATTAGAATTGAGAGTTAGAAGAGTTGCTGGTTCTAACTTCCAAGTTCCTACAGTTGTTAGTAAAGAAAGAAAACAAACTCTTGGTTTAAGATGATTAATTCTTTCTGCAAGAAAAAGAAATGAAAAATCAATGATTGAAAAATTAGCAGCTGAAATTATTGATGCATCTAAAGGAACAGGAGCTGCATTTAAGAAAAAAGAAGATACTCACAAAATGGCAGAAGCTAACAAAGCATTTGCTCACTTGAGATTTTAATTTTTGGTGAAATAAATTATGGCAAGAAAATTTGATATACAAAAATTTAGAAACTTTGGGATTATGGCCCATATTGATGCTGGTAAAACTACTACATCAGAAAGAATTTTGTTTCATTCAGGTAGAACTCACAAGATTGGAGAAGTTCATGATGGTGGTGCTACTATGGACTGAATGGAACAAGAAAAAGAAAGAGGGATTACAATTACCTCAGCTGCAACTTACGTTACTTGAAAAGACTGTGAATTAAACTTAATTGACACACCAGGTCACGTGGACTTTACAGTAGAAGTTGAAAGATCTCTTAGAGTATTAGATGGTGCAGTTGCAGTTCTTGATGCTCAAAATGGTGTTGAACCTCAAACTGAAACAGTTTGAAGACAAGCATCAAAATATAAAGTTCCAAGAATTGTTTATGTAAACAAAATGGATAAAACTGGTGCTGATTTCAAAATGTGTTTAGAATCACTTAATGAAAGATTAGCAGCACATGCAGTTGCTATCCAATTACCAATTGGTGCAGAAGCTAACTTTAATGGAATCATTAACTTAGTTACTATGCAAGCTTATATGTATGATGGAAAACAAGATGAAGAATTTAAAGTAGTTGAAATTCCAGCAGACATGAAAAAAGAAGCAGAAGAAATGAGACACCACATGATTGAAGAAGTTGTTAACTTCGATGATGAAATCATGGAAAAATATTTAAATGGTAATGAATTATCAGAAGACGATATTAAAAAATGTATTAGAAAAGGTGTTTTAACTGCAGAATTCTTCCCAGTAGTTTGTGGGACTTCATTCAAAAATAAAGGTGTTAAAGCTTTATTAGATGCAGTAGTAGATTACCTACCATCTCCTGTAGATGTTCCTCCAATTAAAGGTTATAAAGATGATGGTTCTGAAATTTTAATTAAAAATGAAGATGATGGACCATTAGCTGCATTAGCATTTAAAATTGCTACTGACCCATATGTTGGAAAACTAACATTTATCCGTGTGTATTCAGGAGTTCTTAAAAAAGGTTCTTATGTTTTAAATGCAACAAAAGGAATCAAAGAAAGAGTTTCACGTTTAGTGAAAATGCACTCTAATAACAGAGAAGAAATCGATGAAATTAGAGCAGGGGATATCTGTGCTGTAATTGGTTTAAAAGATACAGTAACAGGTAACTCATTATCATCAGAAGAAAAAGAATTACACTTAGAAGCAATGAACTTTGCTGAACCTGTAATCTCTTTAGCTGTTGAACCTAAAACTAAAGCAGACCAAGAAAAAATGGCTATTGCTTTATCAAAACTTTCAGAAGAAGATCCGACATTTAGAACTTATACAGATGATGAAACTAATCAAACAATTATTTCAGGTATGGGTGAATTACACTTAGAAATTATTGTTGATCGTTTAAGAAGAGAATTCAAAGTAGAAGTTAATGTAGGTGCTCCACAAGTTTCTTACCGTGAAACATTTACAAAAGAAGCAGATTCTGAAGGGAAATATATTAAACAATCTGGTGGACGTGGTCAATATGGTCATGTATTCATTAAGTTTGAACCAAATCCTGAAAAAGGTTTTGAATTTGTAGATAAAATTGTTGGTGGAAAAATTCCAAAAGAATATA is drawn from Malacoplasma penetrans HF-2 and contains these coding sequences:
- a CDS encoding phosphoglycerate mutase, which encodes MKNTLIFLVTEGIGLNKKWKGNYLKLANKPNINYLISGIYPWALLSNDRKRNKYIPKKTYPSVKRDVDSNFYEMLYGETDIKTYLELLDEQIKSKSLHNLEIFNKLIDRSNKTNSKIVHIFSMLSFNENKFNAKNLFYVINVLIKKGLKPVLHLIADGQDERPYSFNKNLSNFSKFLLKRNTPIVTVAGRNHVFGKKGRDFLDNEHVMDYFETICGLGEQAFTEASEYTNENLANKVMDADILPAYNTIMDGYFVSKDDSVLFLNSDPDDFASLARMMKTSPKLKGLFLSSLAPIYGTKLDAVFFENPVKGKEESLLANMVAKNDNKVLVLGLNHKKGFINKFFGENTNNENITRKILSSPACTSDKEYFSLSSKMLIDKTIDSIGKYDVIFVMCPMIAEAARSSDLKQLLSTIETFDQHLGRLINLCRCTGNIIALTSAYGAAEKMLDKHLNIVPHNKSSLVPFVFTNGDLWPKKMQSNFLGVYSSILSTLDSLDTEHKLFYTSLIDPNFTKSKIEESLNDMFLIWKETISDDLIKSFEDNKLNFYSEFSKDEQFLSEKQKYVVLKEIIEVNKKVLLTPEARKKLYNVLIDYVEYNKIDFVGLDINYKKTFQTLFDKEIKMLKLSKLSNKYFDKKIWITNFVRNDEWINSIKFDLLESSKRTFDVDKNEKFSTRVYNEMIPFLFFEKIRKSEVEILKTNDAVSIAQFYELIKEEVRDIFEQYILDKLPVESEDATDEVVEEEKSPEQIATEKAVHSISVYFDYFVEVVDLIRYERDYLESFNRRYKETQEHLAKQNKIYDSTDIFNVPEIALNPLTAKIVSLIRLYKSELKSHAKTEKTENKKTIYKFDMAYSTKIDIAKQSIAYDGEFNEEVNLKKQDEFEKKFAEYVEVYKEFDNTVIEWESDEEKDDEYSMDDETIEYDENGNPIMVDKIDTKIKTRPEYDLTEVWVQKRIDEYNNVDNYKPNIAVDAIKQLDKNKQTSVAKARLRDYSKLSEVWKKTAQSETENNG
- a CDS encoding triose-phosphate isomerase translates to MREKILITNWKMNADYVSISKFFKNIPNFENVKVMVAPSYLGIVPSLGMSKNAKVEVVAQNVSFPSLGNHTGSVSWLELKDYGIKTAFLGHPDVKVDFKEKNYQVNAKLQKLLKNGMNAVLFIEETKVDLSEESTKENLRLQINQIFNGIDALDIVDRVYIVYKPTFMGEINSKFDNEFIFGTIRVIREFLRTKFGYYVANNLPILYGGEIINDDIEEICKNNDVDGILIEDERALSNKYISILYKHLFNGSTYAYKQHYDHKVALDIPTEEERIKNATQVSDFDMYDITSETYFDDIKINEENM
- the cysS gene encoding cysteine--tRNA ligase gives rise to the protein MKIYDFVSKTDKEVSLDKKNIKMYVCGPTVYNHVHIGNLRPIITFDVLNRLFLELGYNVTFIHNITDIDDKIVNKAKEENIGELELSSYYETQYFDILKTINIHTSNMKFPRVSDHIKDIENYIQKIVNNKFAYLVDGDVYFDTTKSNQYGKISNKKLDELLVGDKSEDNLKKNNPQDFALWKQTTIGLNWDLKFSTGRPGWHTECSCLINKYLGDQIDIHGGGIDLKFPHHENENIQNIAVNNKDLARIWMHVGHLNINNQKMSKSLSNFILAKDLLSEYNTNTVRWFFYQTSYSNPLNFTTENLINSKNQLENIIYNLNIFKSHLIIEQKYNEKNLEFDKSNLIELTNNFNLPNIVSFIEEKIKYSSILLRNKNFEELNKLHFNLSYLLTKILGIIHVNLFDDEAIELLNKWNKLKQEKNFSESDKYRKLLMEKKLL
- the rlmB gene encoding 23S rRNA (guanosine(2251)-2'-O)-methyltransferase RlmB, with the translated sequence MKKFFGKKAVIEAFKQNELSEVYYVSYFDELKEFKSKNIKLNKVNKKFFDKYEVVHQNILGIAKESSLTIHTDFDSFIEKINNLNTDKKIILVLDEIQDPGNFGAICRTSKSFQVAGIIFKKNNQIQINETVIKTSLGTVNYLNFLKVNNLSEVLNKLKKENYWTVCTALDEKSIPLSKFKTDINKLVVIVGNENKGVSELIKKDSDFIVKIEMDSSVQSLNVSVSTAIILYYLTHCL
- the rplK gene encoding 50S ribosomal protein L11, with amino-acid sequence MLLVAFKDPRITRIAKVNLIGGQAKPGPQLASIGINMGEFTKQFNDQTKDKNGEVIPCIITAFKDKSFTFEIKTTPVTMLLKKAANIKVGAKNSKTETVATISREKALEIAKTKLVDTNANDEEAVLRMVAGSAKQMGIKIEGVDPVVHKDGKKK
- the rplA gene encoding 50S ribosomal protein L1 translates to MANQKKVTNKTPKKPSVNFDRTKFYTIEEAVNLAKQTSNAKFLSSIDIAIKLNLDTSKSDQQLRGTVSLPYFFGKEKRILVLDKGLTQKDAKSLGVNHAGDSELIAEISKGWLDFDLIITTPKMMPELSKLGKILGTRGLMPNPKNGNVTTDLPKTIAEFKKGINQYRTDSYGNIHMVVGKANADTAKIVENINFLLSFIAAKRLTSVKGIFIEKVNLSSTMGPGIRVLVNKTAVVKKTAKGKVIADDSAKGENKKPAYLIQRVKYAQKKKPSKHPENPPVITEAKKKKVKKILKKAKPAKKAAVAKKPVVVNKKTATKKSPAKKGDVKKAKTSKK
- a CDS encoding glycosyltransferase family A protein, whose product is MKKVSVIIPFKNTPLKWIKQLITSLNNQTNKNFEVFFIDDNSTNPQVYIDLINKNGYQYVQNIPNNIGVGKIRDYGVTLANGEYIWFVDSDDWLYVDAIDYLLKSFYKYQNIDFIMFEYEWVFDKKQINLFSKHNQFDEIIVKNNVNKSKMPWFHNNYQTDWRVCFKKEFLVKNKISHPDKVNIFEDVYFGLIWKVLYKKALLTSKKLYFYNRLNVESSLNTYKYKANDLVSIIFKNKNYLLENKLFNNNWYFYASNWLGALNQLNYIDLINVQKTHNKFIGNNNFYNLETIGFHKIWFIYKALWIKKVVS
- a CDS encoding leucine-rich repeat protein, with the translated sequence MDQKNQTKLNLLKLKEELTNLKWSENHKYDDFNHISSAKALELLEDSEYFYKDTKTLDLWDTHYEVIDEFAFHSKGIEKVILPKRIVVIAKYSFANNMIKELDLTNYKNLEVIEDYSFFYNRITNFQNAPNILLFTKKALHKNPVTEQFKN
- the rpsL gene encoding 30S ribosomal protein S12, producing the protein MATIAQLIRHDRKDKFKKSKSPALMYTYNSLKKKRTYNPSPYKRGVCTRVGTMTPKKPNSALRKYAKVKLTNGYEVLAYIPGEGHNLQEHSVVLIEGGRVKDLPGVRYHIVRGTLDTSGVEKRRQQRSGYGAKRPKEKKE
- the rpsG gene encoding 30S ribosomal protein S7, with the translated sequence MRKNRATKREILPDPVYNSRLVTKAINAIMLEGKKGLAQQIVYQSFDLIKKKTNEDGIEVFKKALENIMPSLELRVRRVAGSNFQVPTVVSKERKQTLGLRWLILSARKRNEKSMIEKLAAEIIDASKGTGAAFKKKEDTHKMAEANKAFAHLRF